A genomic region of Cannabis sativa cultivar Pink pepper isolate KNU-18-1 chromosome 1, ASM2916894v1, whole genome shotgun sequence contains the following coding sequences:
- the LOC115707495 gene encoding uncharacterized protein LOC115707495 isoform X4, with protein MSSSGEPSSSVGAIRSPNPKKKDFTHFISLPLGIHHPEFVNKLNKFRKSILEWKNLTGMRIDPSLFTKPRSLHFTVLMLELSNDDDVAKAEKVLQDVSSKLMETLKNRPVSIRLRGLKCMGDTPLNRARVVYAPPVVDSGSEERLLSACHVIIDAFAEAGLVDKDAKDRLNLKLHVTLMNTTFRRWENPDYFDAQSIFEQFGSEEWGEYAIREAHLSQKGQFADEYFYCCASVSFPETCK; from the exons ATGAGTTCGAGTGGAGAGCCATCCTCTTCAGTTGGG GCAATCAGAAGCCCAAATCCTAAAAAGAAAGACTTCACTCACTTCATTTCACTTCCATTGGGAATACATCATCCTGAATTCGTTAACAAGCTGAATAAATTCCGGAAATCAATTTTGGAATGGAAAAACTTGACAGGCATGAGAATCGACCCATCCCTATTTACTAAACCAAGATCTCTTCACTTTACTGTTCTCATGTTAGAACTATCGAACGACGACGACGTTGCTAAAGCTGAGAAAGTTTTGCAG GATGTCTCTTCTAAATTGATGGAAACCTTGAAGAACAGGCCTGTCTCCATTAGACTTCGGGGCCTG AAATGTATGGGGGATACTCCTTTGAATAGAGCGCGAGTTGTGTATGCACCACCTGTGGTAGATAGTGGCAGTGAGGAAAGACTTCTTAGTGCTTGCC ATGTCATTATCGACGCATTTGCTGAAGCTGGACTTGTTGACAAAGATGCTAAGGACAGATTGAATTTGAAG CTGCATGTTACTTTGATGAATACAACTTTTAGAAGATG GGAAAACCCCGATTATTTTGATGCACAGTCCATTTTTGAGCAGTTTGGATCAGAGGAATGGGGGGAGTATGCTATAAGGGAAGCTCACCTGTCTCAGAAAGGTCAGTTTGCAGACGAATATTTTTACTGCTGTGCTTCTGTGTCATTTCCTGAAACTTGCAAGTAG
- the LOC115707492 gene encoding uncharacterized protein LOC115707492 isoform X2: protein MIVCRSLFRADRVLKLTNSCSALKPVVHVQGYGTCDILNYKFKMTDRKDKHHQGERSKKLKHINLAWRPVNTQATSYQEDGKIKSEDEVIMSNSSSSISDSNTRNAAEVTEAVAEITDSILSSSGMDDIGDGRVSKGKSVISTEKHSISVEVGASLFRFIEGKGGSTRKQIEEEMGVSIIIPSSKKEDSLIIEGFSIESVTQASARIQTIIDQAVKSPSLNYSHFISLPLAIHPDLVDKLIMFQNSILECDDPCLEKNAASGSNVDDNQKLDKGPDVAVELKVDTDKEHVQVNITNVPVVSYAPKVSSTLSDMRIDKSIFIKPKTFHLTVLMLKLWNKERVAAAAKVLQSVSSKVMETLENRPVSIRLRGLDCMRGSLAKARVVYAPVEEIGSEDRLLRVCQVIIDAFVDAGLVLEKDAKNKLKLHATVMNTSHRKRVRWSSKREFDYFDARSIFKQFGSEEWGEYVIREAHLSQRFVFDNNGYYHCCASIPFPEKMQVD from the exons ATGATAGTCTGCAGATCCCTCTTCAG AGCGGACCGTGTTCTGAAATTAACGAATTCTTGTAGTGCATTGAAGCCAGTAGTTCATGTTCAG GGGTATGGAACTTGTGATATTTTGaactataaatttaaaatgaCCGACAGAAAGGATAAGCACCATCAAGGAGAAAGGAGTAAAAAGCTCAAGCATATTAATCTTGCTTGGAGACCAGTAAATACTCAAGCCACTTCGTATCAAG AAGATGGCAAGATTAAGTCAGAAGATGAAGTCATTATGAGTAACTCATCATCTTCTATTTCTGATTCAAATACTCGAAATGCGGCAGAGGTAACTGAAGCAGTGGCTGAAATAACAGACTCAATCCTGAGTTCAAGTGGAATGGATGATATTGGGGATGGTAGAGTTTCAAAAGGAAAATCAGTCATTTCCACCGAAAAGCATTCCATTTCGGTTGAG GTTGGGGCTTCATTATTTAGATTCATTGAAGGAAAAGG aGGATCTACTCGGAAACAGATTGAAGAGGAGATGGGAGTAAGCATTATCATTCCATCGTCAAAGAAAGAAGATTCTCTTA TCATTGAAGGTTTTTCAATTGAAAGTGTGACTCAAGCTTCAGCTAGAATCCAAACTATCATCGATCAG GCAGTCAAAAGCCCAAGCCTTAATTACTCTCACTTCATTTCACTTCCACTGGCTATACATCCTGATTTAGTTGACAAGCTTATTATGTTCCAGAACTCTATTTTAGAATGCGATGATCCTTGCCTAGAAAAGAATGCAGCAAGTGGTTCAAATGTAGATGATAACCAGAAGTTAGATAAAGGACCCGATGTTGCTGTTGAACTAAAAGTTGATACTGACAAAGAACATGTTCAAGTGAATATAACCAACGTACCTGTTGTCAGTTATGCACCTAAGGTTTCTTCTACTTTATCTG ACATGAGGATTGACAAATCCATATTCATCAAACCAAAAACTTTTCATTTAACTGTTCTCATGTTAAAACTGTGGAACAAGGAACGAGTAGCTGCAGCTGCGAAAGTTTTGCAG AGTGTCTCTTCTAAAGTGATGGAAACCTTGGAGAATCGGCCGGTCTCCATTAGACTTCGGGGTCTG GACTGTATGAGGGGTTCTTTGGCTAAAGCACGAGTTGTCTATGCACCTGTGGAAGAAATTGGCAGTGAGGACAGACTTCTACGTGTTTGCC AGGTCATTATCGATGCATTTGTCGATGCTGGACTTGTTCTTGAGAAAGATGCGAAGAACAAATTGAAG CTGCATGCTACTGTGATGAATACAAGTCATAGAAAAAG GGTGAGATGGTCAAGCAAGAGAGAGTTCGATTATTTTGATGCGCGGTCCATTTTTAAGCAGTTTGGATCGGAGGAATGGGGGGAGTATGTTATACGTGAAGCTCACCTGTCTCAGAGATTCGTCTTTGATAACAATGGATATTATCACTGTTGTGCTTCCATACCATTTCCTGAAAAAATGCAAGTAGACTAA
- the LOC115707492 gene encoding uncharacterized protein LOC115707492 isoform X4, which yields MIVCRSLFRADRVLKLTNSCSALKPVVHVQGYGTCDILNYKFKMTDRKDKHHQGERSKKLKHINLAWRPVNTQATSYQECSSEDGKIKSEDEVIMSNSSSSISDSNTRNAAEVTEAVAEITDSILSSSGMDDIGDGRVSKGKSVISTEKHSISVEVGASLFRFIEGKGGSTRKQIEEEMGVSIIIPSSKKEDSLIIEGFSIESVTQASARIQTIIDQAVKSPSLNYSHFISLPLAIHPDLVDKLIMFQNSILECDDPCLEKNAASGSNVDDNQKLDKGPDVAVELKVDTDKEHVQVNITNVPVVSYAPKVSSTLSDMRIDKSIFIKPKTFHLTVLMLKLWNKERVAAAAKVLQSVSSKVMETLENRPVSIRLRGLDCMRGSLAKARVVYAPVEEIGSEDRLLRVCQVIIDAFVDAGLVLEKDAKNKLKSQLTLCTYGLVQPSFCYTFSLS from the exons ATGATAGTCTGCAGATCCCTCTTCAG AGCGGACCGTGTTCTGAAATTAACGAATTCTTGTAGTGCATTGAAGCCAGTAGTTCATGTTCAG GGGTATGGAACTTGTGATATTTTGaactataaatttaaaatgaCCGACAGAAAGGATAAGCACCATCAAGGAGAAAGGAGTAAAAAGCTCAAGCATATTAATCTTGCTTGGAGACCAGTAAATACTCAAGCCACTTCGTATCAA GAATGCTCATCAGAAGATGGCAAGATTAAGTCAGAAGATGAAGTCATTATGAGTAACTCATCATCTTCTATTTCTGATTCAAATACTCGAAATGCGGCAGAGGTAACTGAAGCAGTGGCTGAAATAACAGACTCAATCCTGAGTTCAAGTGGAATGGATGATATTGGGGATGGTAGAGTTTCAAAAGGAAAATCAGTCATTTCCACCGAAAAGCATTCCATTTCGGTTGAG GTTGGGGCTTCATTATTTAGATTCATTGAAGGAAAAGG aGGATCTACTCGGAAACAGATTGAAGAGGAGATGGGAGTAAGCATTATCATTCCATCGTCAAAGAAAGAAGATTCTCTTA TCATTGAAGGTTTTTCAATTGAAAGTGTGACTCAAGCTTCAGCTAGAATCCAAACTATCATCGATCAG GCAGTCAAAAGCCCAAGCCTTAATTACTCTCACTTCATTTCACTTCCACTGGCTATACATCCTGATTTAGTTGACAAGCTTATTATGTTCCAGAACTCTATTTTAGAATGCGATGATCCTTGCCTAGAAAAGAATGCAGCAAGTGGTTCAAATGTAGATGATAACCAGAAGTTAGATAAAGGACCCGATGTTGCTGTTGAACTAAAAGTTGATACTGACAAAGAACATGTTCAAGTGAATATAACCAACGTACCTGTTGTCAGTTATGCACCTAAGGTTTCTTCTACTTTATCTG ACATGAGGATTGACAAATCCATATTCATCAAACCAAAAACTTTTCATTTAACTGTTCTCATGTTAAAACTGTGGAACAAGGAACGAGTAGCTGCAGCTGCGAAAGTTTTGCAG AGTGTCTCTTCTAAAGTGATGGAAACCTTGGAGAATCGGCCGGTCTCCATTAGACTTCGGGGTCTG GACTGTATGAGGGGTTCTTTGGCTAAAGCACGAGTTGTCTATGCACCTGTGGAAGAAATTGGCAGTGAGGACAGACTTCTACGTGTTTGCC AGGTCATTATCGATGCATTTGTCGATGCTGGACTTGTTCTTGAGAAAGATGCGAAGAACAAATTGAAG TCACAACTCACACTCTGCACATATGGATTAGTACAGCCTTCATTTTGTTACACTTTCTCTTTATCTTGA
- the LOC115707492 gene encoding uncharacterized protein LOC115707492 isoform X5: protein MIVCRSLFRADRVLKLTNSCSALKPVVHVQGYGTCDILNYKFKMTDRKDKHHQGERSKKLKHINLAWRPVNTQATSYQEDGKIKSEDEVIMSNSSSSISDSNTRNAAEVTEAVAEITDSILSSSGMDDIGDGRVSKGKSVISTEKHSISVEVGASLFRFIEGKGGSTRKQIEEEMGVSIIIPSSKKEDSLIIEGFSIESVTQASARIQTIIDQAVKSPSLNYSHFISLPLAIHPDLVDKLIMFQNSILECDDPCLEKNAASGSNVDDNQKLDKGPDVAVELKVDTDKEHVQVNITNVPVVSYAPKVSSTLSDMRIDKSIFIKPKTFHLTVLMLKLWNKERVAAAAKVLQSVSSKVMETLENRPVSIRLRGLDCMRGSLAKARVVYAPVEEIGSEDRLLRVCQVIIDAFVDAGLVLEKDAKNKLKSQLTLCTYGLVQPSFCYTFSLS, encoded by the exons ATGATAGTCTGCAGATCCCTCTTCAG AGCGGACCGTGTTCTGAAATTAACGAATTCTTGTAGTGCATTGAAGCCAGTAGTTCATGTTCAG GGGTATGGAACTTGTGATATTTTGaactataaatttaaaatgaCCGACAGAAAGGATAAGCACCATCAAGGAGAAAGGAGTAAAAAGCTCAAGCATATTAATCTTGCTTGGAGACCAGTAAATACTCAAGCCACTTCGTATCAAG AAGATGGCAAGATTAAGTCAGAAGATGAAGTCATTATGAGTAACTCATCATCTTCTATTTCTGATTCAAATACTCGAAATGCGGCAGAGGTAACTGAAGCAGTGGCTGAAATAACAGACTCAATCCTGAGTTCAAGTGGAATGGATGATATTGGGGATGGTAGAGTTTCAAAAGGAAAATCAGTCATTTCCACCGAAAAGCATTCCATTTCGGTTGAG GTTGGGGCTTCATTATTTAGATTCATTGAAGGAAAAGG aGGATCTACTCGGAAACAGATTGAAGAGGAGATGGGAGTAAGCATTATCATTCCATCGTCAAAGAAAGAAGATTCTCTTA TCATTGAAGGTTTTTCAATTGAAAGTGTGACTCAAGCTTCAGCTAGAATCCAAACTATCATCGATCAG GCAGTCAAAAGCCCAAGCCTTAATTACTCTCACTTCATTTCACTTCCACTGGCTATACATCCTGATTTAGTTGACAAGCTTATTATGTTCCAGAACTCTATTTTAGAATGCGATGATCCTTGCCTAGAAAAGAATGCAGCAAGTGGTTCAAATGTAGATGATAACCAGAAGTTAGATAAAGGACCCGATGTTGCTGTTGAACTAAAAGTTGATACTGACAAAGAACATGTTCAAGTGAATATAACCAACGTACCTGTTGTCAGTTATGCACCTAAGGTTTCTTCTACTTTATCTG ACATGAGGATTGACAAATCCATATTCATCAAACCAAAAACTTTTCATTTAACTGTTCTCATGTTAAAACTGTGGAACAAGGAACGAGTAGCTGCAGCTGCGAAAGTTTTGCAG AGTGTCTCTTCTAAAGTGATGGAAACCTTGGAGAATCGGCCGGTCTCCATTAGACTTCGGGGTCTG GACTGTATGAGGGGTTCTTTGGCTAAAGCACGAGTTGTCTATGCACCTGTGGAAGAAATTGGCAGTGAGGACAGACTTCTACGTGTTTGCC AGGTCATTATCGATGCATTTGTCGATGCTGGACTTGTTCTTGAGAAAGATGCGAAGAACAAATTGAAG TCACAACTCACACTCTGCACATATGGATTAGTACAGCCTTCATTTTGTTACACTTTCTCTTTATCTTGA
- the LOC115707495 gene encoding uncharacterized protein LOC115707495 isoform X2: protein MSSSGEPSSSVGAIRSPNPKKKDFTHFISLPLGIHHPEFVNKLNKFRKSILEWKNLTGMRIDPSLFTKPRSLHFTVLMLELSNDDDVAKAEKVLQDVSSKLMETLKNRPVSIRLRGLKCMGDTPLNRARVVYAPPVVDSGSEERLLSACHVIIDAFAEAGLVDKDAKDRLNLKLHVTLMNTTFRRCQSRENPDYFDAQSIFEQFGSEEWGEYAIREAHLSQKGQFADEYFYCCASVSFPETCK from the exons ATGAGTTCGAGTGGAGAGCCATCCTCTTCAGTTGGG GCAATCAGAAGCCCAAATCCTAAAAAGAAAGACTTCACTCACTTCATTTCACTTCCATTGGGAATACATCATCCTGAATTCGTTAACAAGCTGAATAAATTCCGGAAATCAATTTTGGAATGGAAAAACTTGACAGGCATGAGAATCGACCCATCCCTATTTACTAAACCAAGATCTCTTCACTTTACTGTTCTCATGTTAGAACTATCGAACGACGACGACGTTGCTAAAGCTGAGAAAGTTTTGCAG GATGTCTCTTCTAAATTGATGGAAACCTTGAAGAACAGGCCTGTCTCCATTAGACTTCGGGGCCTG AAATGTATGGGGGATACTCCTTTGAATAGAGCGCGAGTTGTGTATGCACCACCTGTGGTAGATAGTGGCAGTGAGGAAAGACTTCTTAGTGCTTGCC ATGTCATTATCGACGCATTTGCTGAAGCTGGACTTGTTGACAAAGATGCTAAGGACAGATTGAATTTGAAG CTGCATGTTACTTTGATGAATACAACTTTTAGAAGAT GCCAAAGCAGGGAAAACCCCGATTATTTTGATGCACAGTCCATTTTTGAGCAGTTTGGATCAGAGGAATGGGGGGAGTATGCTATAAGGGAAGCTCACCTGTCTCAGAAAGGTCAGTTTGCAGACGAATATTTTTACTGCTGTGCTTCTGTGTCATTTCCTGAAACTTGCAAGTAG
- the LOC115707495 gene encoding uncharacterized protein LOC115707495 isoform X3, translating to MSSSGEPSSSVGAIRSPNPKKKDFTHFISLPLGIHHPEFVNKLNKFRKSILEWKNLTGMRIDPSLFTKPRSLHFTVLMLELSNDDDVAKAEKVLQDVSSKLMETLKNRPVSIRLRGLKCMGDTPLNRARVVYAPPVVDSGSEERLLSACHVIIDAFAEAGLVDKDAKDRLNLKLHVTLMNTTFRRCRENPDYFDAQSIFEQFGSEEWGEYAIREAHLSQKGQFADEYFYCCASVSFPETCK from the exons ATGAGTTCGAGTGGAGAGCCATCCTCTTCAGTTGGG GCAATCAGAAGCCCAAATCCTAAAAAGAAAGACTTCACTCACTTCATTTCACTTCCATTGGGAATACATCATCCTGAATTCGTTAACAAGCTGAATAAATTCCGGAAATCAATTTTGGAATGGAAAAACTTGACAGGCATGAGAATCGACCCATCCCTATTTACTAAACCAAGATCTCTTCACTTTACTGTTCTCATGTTAGAACTATCGAACGACGACGACGTTGCTAAAGCTGAGAAAGTTTTGCAG GATGTCTCTTCTAAATTGATGGAAACCTTGAAGAACAGGCCTGTCTCCATTAGACTTCGGGGCCTG AAATGTATGGGGGATACTCCTTTGAATAGAGCGCGAGTTGTGTATGCACCACCTGTGGTAGATAGTGGCAGTGAGGAAAGACTTCTTAGTGCTTGCC ATGTCATTATCGACGCATTTGCTGAAGCTGGACTTGTTGACAAAGATGCTAAGGACAGATTGAATTTGAAG CTGCATGTTACTTTGATGAATACAACTTTTAGAAGATG CAGGGAAAACCCCGATTATTTTGATGCACAGTCCATTTTTGAGCAGTTTGGATCAGAGGAATGGGGGGAGTATGCTATAAGGGAAGCTCACCTGTCTCAGAAAGGTCAGTTTGCAGACGAATATTTTTACTGCTGTGCTTCTGTGTCATTTCCTGAAACTTGCAAGTAG
- the LOC115707492 gene encoding uncharacterized protein LOC115707492 isoform X3, with the protein MTDRKDKHHQGERSKKLKHINLAWRPVNTQATSYQECSSEDGKIKSEDEVIMSNSSSSISDSNTRNAAEVTEAVAEITDSILSSSGMDDIGDGRVSKGKSVISTEKHSISVEVGASLFRFIEGKGGSTRKQIEEEMGVSIIIPSSKKEDSLIIEGFSIESVTQASARIQTIIDQAVKSPSLNYSHFISLPLAIHPDLVDKLIMFQNSILECDDPCLEKNAASGSNVDDNQKLDKGPDVAVELKVDTDKEHVQVNITNVPVVSYAPKVSSTLSDMRIDKSIFIKPKTFHLTVLMLKLWNKERVAAAAKVLQSVSSKVMETLENRPVSIRLRGLDCMRGSLAKARVVYAPVEEIGSEDRLLRVCQVIIDAFVDAGLVLEKDAKNKLKLHATVMNTSHRKRVRWSSKREFDYFDARSIFKQFGSEEWGEYVIREAHLSQRFVFDNNGYYHCCASIPFPEKMQVD; encoded by the exons atgaCCGACAGAAAGGATAAGCACCATCAAGGAGAAAGGAGTAAAAAGCTCAAGCATATTAATCTTGCTTGGAGACCAGTAAATACTCAAGCCACTTCGTATCAA GAATGCTCATCAGAAGATGGCAAGATTAAGTCAGAAGATGAAGTCATTATGAGTAACTCATCATCTTCTATTTCTGATTCAAATACTCGAAATGCGGCAGAGGTAACTGAAGCAGTGGCTGAAATAACAGACTCAATCCTGAGTTCAAGTGGAATGGATGATATTGGGGATGGTAGAGTTTCAAAAGGAAAATCAGTCATTTCCACCGAAAAGCATTCCATTTCGGTTGAG GTTGGGGCTTCATTATTTAGATTCATTGAAGGAAAAGG aGGATCTACTCGGAAACAGATTGAAGAGGAGATGGGAGTAAGCATTATCATTCCATCGTCAAAGAAAGAAGATTCTCTTA TCATTGAAGGTTTTTCAATTGAAAGTGTGACTCAAGCTTCAGCTAGAATCCAAACTATCATCGATCAG GCAGTCAAAAGCCCAAGCCTTAATTACTCTCACTTCATTTCACTTCCACTGGCTATACATCCTGATTTAGTTGACAAGCTTATTATGTTCCAGAACTCTATTTTAGAATGCGATGATCCTTGCCTAGAAAAGAATGCAGCAAGTGGTTCAAATGTAGATGATAACCAGAAGTTAGATAAAGGACCCGATGTTGCTGTTGAACTAAAAGTTGATACTGACAAAGAACATGTTCAAGTGAATATAACCAACGTACCTGTTGTCAGTTATGCACCTAAGGTTTCTTCTACTTTATCTG ACATGAGGATTGACAAATCCATATTCATCAAACCAAAAACTTTTCATTTAACTGTTCTCATGTTAAAACTGTGGAACAAGGAACGAGTAGCTGCAGCTGCGAAAGTTTTGCAG AGTGTCTCTTCTAAAGTGATGGAAACCTTGGAGAATCGGCCGGTCTCCATTAGACTTCGGGGTCTG GACTGTATGAGGGGTTCTTTGGCTAAAGCACGAGTTGTCTATGCACCTGTGGAAGAAATTGGCAGTGAGGACAGACTTCTACGTGTTTGCC AGGTCATTATCGATGCATTTGTCGATGCTGGACTTGTTCTTGAGAAAGATGCGAAGAACAAATTGAAG CTGCATGCTACTGTGATGAATACAAGTCATAGAAAAAG GGTGAGATGGTCAAGCAAGAGAGAGTTCGATTATTTTGATGCGCGGTCCATTTTTAAGCAGTTTGGATCGGAGGAATGGGGGGAGTATGTTATACGTGAAGCTCACCTGTCTCAGAGATTCGTCTTTGATAACAATGGATATTATCACTGTTGTGCTTCCATACCATTTCCTGAAAAAATGCAAGTAGACTAA
- the LOC115707492 gene encoding uncharacterized protein LOC115707492 isoform X1, with translation MIVCRSLFRADRVLKLTNSCSALKPVVHVQGYGTCDILNYKFKMTDRKDKHHQGERSKKLKHINLAWRPVNTQATSYQECSSEDGKIKSEDEVIMSNSSSSISDSNTRNAAEVTEAVAEITDSILSSSGMDDIGDGRVSKGKSVISTEKHSISVEVGASLFRFIEGKGGSTRKQIEEEMGVSIIIPSSKKEDSLIIEGFSIESVTQASARIQTIIDQAVKSPSLNYSHFISLPLAIHPDLVDKLIMFQNSILECDDPCLEKNAASGSNVDDNQKLDKGPDVAVELKVDTDKEHVQVNITNVPVVSYAPKVSSTLSDMRIDKSIFIKPKTFHLTVLMLKLWNKERVAAAAKVLQSVSSKVMETLENRPVSIRLRGLDCMRGSLAKARVVYAPVEEIGSEDRLLRVCQVIIDAFVDAGLVLEKDAKNKLKLHATVMNTSHRKRVRWSSKREFDYFDARSIFKQFGSEEWGEYVIREAHLSQRFVFDNNGYYHCCASIPFPEKMQVD, from the exons ATGATAGTCTGCAGATCCCTCTTCAG AGCGGACCGTGTTCTGAAATTAACGAATTCTTGTAGTGCATTGAAGCCAGTAGTTCATGTTCAG GGGTATGGAACTTGTGATATTTTGaactataaatttaaaatgaCCGACAGAAAGGATAAGCACCATCAAGGAGAAAGGAGTAAAAAGCTCAAGCATATTAATCTTGCTTGGAGACCAGTAAATACTCAAGCCACTTCGTATCAA GAATGCTCATCAGAAGATGGCAAGATTAAGTCAGAAGATGAAGTCATTATGAGTAACTCATCATCTTCTATTTCTGATTCAAATACTCGAAATGCGGCAGAGGTAACTGAAGCAGTGGCTGAAATAACAGACTCAATCCTGAGTTCAAGTGGAATGGATGATATTGGGGATGGTAGAGTTTCAAAAGGAAAATCAGTCATTTCCACCGAAAAGCATTCCATTTCGGTTGAG GTTGGGGCTTCATTATTTAGATTCATTGAAGGAAAAGG aGGATCTACTCGGAAACAGATTGAAGAGGAGATGGGAGTAAGCATTATCATTCCATCGTCAAAGAAAGAAGATTCTCTTA TCATTGAAGGTTTTTCAATTGAAAGTGTGACTCAAGCTTCAGCTAGAATCCAAACTATCATCGATCAG GCAGTCAAAAGCCCAAGCCTTAATTACTCTCACTTCATTTCACTTCCACTGGCTATACATCCTGATTTAGTTGACAAGCTTATTATGTTCCAGAACTCTATTTTAGAATGCGATGATCCTTGCCTAGAAAAGAATGCAGCAAGTGGTTCAAATGTAGATGATAACCAGAAGTTAGATAAAGGACCCGATGTTGCTGTTGAACTAAAAGTTGATACTGACAAAGAACATGTTCAAGTGAATATAACCAACGTACCTGTTGTCAGTTATGCACCTAAGGTTTCTTCTACTTTATCTG ACATGAGGATTGACAAATCCATATTCATCAAACCAAAAACTTTTCATTTAACTGTTCTCATGTTAAAACTGTGGAACAAGGAACGAGTAGCTGCAGCTGCGAAAGTTTTGCAG AGTGTCTCTTCTAAAGTGATGGAAACCTTGGAGAATCGGCCGGTCTCCATTAGACTTCGGGGTCTG GACTGTATGAGGGGTTCTTTGGCTAAAGCACGAGTTGTCTATGCACCTGTGGAAGAAATTGGCAGTGAGGACAGACTTCTACGTGTTTGCC AGGTCATTATCGATGCATTTGTCGATGCTGGACTTGTTCTTGAGAAAGATGCGAAGAACAAATTGAAG CTGCATGCTACTGTGATGAATACAAGTCATAGAAAAAG GGTGAGATGGTCAAGCAAGAGAGAGTTCGATTATTTTGATGCGCGGTCCATTTTTAAGCAGTTTGGATCGGAGGAATGGGGGGAGTATGTTATACGTGAAGCTCACCTGTCTCAGAGATTCGTCTTTGATAACAATGGATATTATCACTGTTGTGCTTCCATACCATTTCCTGAAAAAATGCAAGTAGACTAA
- the LOC115707495 gene encoding uncharacterized protein LOC115707495 isoform X1, whose protein sequence is MSSSGEPSSSVGAIRSPNPKKKDFTHFISLPLGIHHPEFVNKLNKFRKSILEWKNLTGMRIDPSLFTKPRSLHFTVLMLELSNDDDVAKAEKVLQDVSSKLMETLKNRPVSIRLRGLKCMGDTPLNRARVVYAPPVVDSGSEERLLSACHVIIDAFAEAGLVDKDAKDRLNLKLHVTLMNTTFRRWLDGQSRENPDYFDAQSIFEQFGSEEWGEYAIREAHLSQKGQFADEYFYCCASVSFPETCK, encoded by the exons ATGAGTTCGAGTGGAGAGCCATCCTCTTCAGTTGGG GCAATCAGAAGCCCAAATCCTAAAAAGAAAGACTTCACTCACTTCATTTCACTTCCATTGGGAATACATCATCCTGAATTCGTTAACAAGCTGAATAAATTCCGGAAATCAATTTTGGAATGGAAAAACTTGACAGGCATGAGAATCGACCCATCCCTATTTACTAAACCAAGATCTCTTCACTTTACTGTTCTCATGTTAGAACTATCGAACGACGACGACGTTGCTAAAGCTGAGAAAGTTTTGCAG GATGTCTCTTCTAAATTGATGGAAACCTTGAAGAACAGGCCTGTCTCCATTAGACTTCGGGGCCTG AAATGTATGGGGGATACTCCTTTGAATAGAGCGCGAGTTGTGTATGCACCACCTGTGGTAGATAGTGGCAGTGAGGAAAGACTTCTTAGTGCTTGCC ATGTCATTATCGACGCATTTGCTGAAGCTGGACTTGTTGACAAAGATGCTAAGGACAGATTGAATTTGAAG CTGCATGTTACTTTGATGAATACAACTTTTAGAAGAT GGCTGGATGGCCAAAGCAGGGAAAACCCCGATTATTTTGATGCACAGTCCATTTTTGAGCAGTTTGGATCAGAGGAATGGGGGGAGTATGCTATAAGGGAAGCTCACCTGTCTCAGAAAGGTCAGTTTGCAGACGAATATTTTTACTGCTGTGCTTCTGTGTCATTTCCTGAAACTTGCAAGTAG